In Maridesulfovibrio sp., a single genomic region encodes these proteins:
- a CDS encoding methyl-accepting chemotaxis protein — protein sequence MFRSISTRISYIVAAVVVVSSLVTLLFISTSLREDNVTAQGRTARNTIRMGLLYLQEGSQAIERYREHAYADRKQAIKDAMDIFISELDSLYGLYKAGRLSEHDAKEAAYNLARTTRFFNNDYFFIYTEKLKSLAHPDRSIEGHVLYDAVDKNGYAFGPDMVRKATREGGGYVHLWWTRLGDSNPVPKILYMKGFPQWNWVIGTGTYVDDIEASVNSQKQGLIDDLRKGFSKIRLADTGRLFIFDDHKNVLVPPLGAAQNFGQNINLNTGKTVIHDLKEIGKLGEWKLDYRVRRRDGEEVERQSYVRYFAPLGWYVASTVPVAEIYAPVSELISKQAIISLVVLILTIWVIYYLIRRICQPIRSVSKAAFYVSQGDLRKARKVFSSATDKGHLKRVVESFGTEGEKGFDEVDQLVKSIHTMLNTLNSLVSQVQVSGDQVTGSALKLGSAISQLEAAVENQAAATQELGSTSREISATSQELARTMNESTQVAVSTGDLAAQGMRDLSVMGQTMDAMRDASGGIFTKLSVINSKAANISKVVSSISKISEQINLLSLNAAIEAEKAGEFGQGFSVVAREIRRLADQTAMSTLDIEKIVSEMLSAVSSGVMEMDKFRQQVENGVSNVDTLGSGISGVVDQVRSLSPQFESVNEGMQNQSEGAEQISMAMIQLSETSIQTKDALVDFISITEQLSNSVSLLEEEVAAFKVDKG from the coding sequence ATGTTCCGGTCTATCAGCACCAGAATTTCATATATTGTCGCAGCTGTTGTGGTTGTTTCCTCTCTTGTTACCCTGCTGTTTATCAGCACTTCGCTGAGGGAAGACAATGTTACTGCCCAGGGGCGCACAGCGCGCAACACCATTCGGATGGGGCTTCTTTACCTGCAGGAAGGCAGTCAGGCCATAGAAAGATACCGGGAACATGCTTACGCTGATCGCAAACAGGCCATAAAGGATGCGATGGATATTTTCATCTCGGAACTTGATTCCCTGTATGGTCTGTACAAGGCGGGCAGACTATCCGAGCACGATGCCAAGGAGGCCGCCTACAATCTCGCCCGGACCACCCGTTTTTTTAACAATGACTATTTTTTCATATATACCGAGAAGCTCAAGTCCCTTGCTCATCCGGACCGCTCCATAGAGGGCCATGTCCTTTATGATGCAGTGGACAAGAACGGTTATGCATTCGGTCCCGATATGGTCCGCAAGGCTACCCGTGAGGGAGGGGGGTATGTTCATTTGTGGTGGACGCGTCTTGGCGATTCCAATCCTGTTCCCAAGATTCTTTATATGAAGGGCTTTCCGCAGTGGAACTGGGTCATCGGTACCGGTACTTATGTGGATGATATAGAAGCCTCGGTAAACAGCCAGAAGCAGGGGCTTATTGATGACCTGCGCAAAGGATTCAGCAAGATACGCCTTGCAGACACGGGAAGGCTGTTCATTTTTGATGATCACAAGAATGTTCTTGTGCCTCCGCTCGGTGCTGCCCAGAATTTCGGTCAGAACATAAACCTCAATACCGGTAAAACAGTTATCCACGACCTGAAGGAAATCGGTAAGCTTGGTGAATGGAAACTTGATTACCGTGTACGCCGCAGGGATGGGGAGGAAGTGGAGAGACAGTCCTATGTCCGGTATTTTGCTCCTCTGGGCTGGTATGTTGCGTCAACCGTTCCTGTTGCAGAAATATACGCCCCCGTATCCGAACTCATAAGCAAACAGGCGATTATCAGCCTTGTTGTTCTAATCCTGACCATCTGGGTGATTTACTACCTCATCAGGCGTATCTGTCAGCCTATCCGCAGTGTATCAAAGGCGGCCTTTTATGTCTCGCAGGGCGATCTGCGCAAAGCTCGCAAGGTCTTTTCCTCGGCAACGGACAAGGGCCATCTTAAACGGGTGGTAGAATCATTCGGAACTGAAGGGGAGAAGGGATTTGACGAGGTCGATCAATTGGTGAAATCAATCCACACCATGCTCAATACCCTAAATTCACTGGTCAGCCAGGTGCAGGTGTCCGGTGATCAGGTTACCGGTTCTGCATTGAAGCTCGGAAGCGCTATCAGCCAGCTTGAAGCTGCGGTTGAAAATCAGGCTGCGGCTACACAGGAACTGGGGAGTACATCACGGGAGATTTCCGCAACTTCACAGGAACTGGCCCGAACCATGAACGAGTCGACTCAGGTAGCCGTTTCCACCGGAGATCTCGCGGCGCAGGGCATGCGTGATTTGAGTGTAATGGGGCAGACCATGGACGCCATGCGCGATGCTTCCGGTGGAATATTCACCAAACTGTCAGTAATCAACTCCAAGGCCGCGAATATCAGCAAGGTGGTATCCTCCATTTCAAAGATTTCCGAACAGATTAACCTGCTTTCCCTCAATGCCGCTATTGAGGCTGAAAAAGCAGGTGAGTTCGGGCAGGGCTTTTCTGTTGTAGCCAGGGAGATAAGGCGGCTTGCGGATCAGACGGCCATGTCCACCCTTGATATCGAGAAGATTGTTTCCGAAATGCTCTCTGCCGTTTCGTCCGGAGTGATGGAGATGGATAAATTCAGACAGCAGGTTGAAAACGGGGTGAGCAATGTGGACACTCTCGGCAGCGGTATTTCCGGTGTTGTCGATCAGGTTCGTTCACTCAGTCCGCAGTTTGAGTCGGTCAACGAAGGTATGCAGAACCAGAGCGAAGGTGCGGAGCAGATAAGCATGGCCATGATCCAGCTTTCGGAGACTTCCATCCAGACAAAAGATGCTCTTGTGGATTTTATTTCCATCACTGAGCAACTCTCGAATTCCGTTTCACTGCTTGAAGAGGAAGTGGCCGCATTCAAGGTTGATAAGGGCTGA